A single genomic interval of Trinickia acidisoli harbors:
- a CDS encoding porin, whose product MRKSFGRAALCAATLMLAAQVAHAQSSVTMYGIIDAGITYFSNLNGHGTFVANDGSIQANRWGLRGQEDLGGGTKVIFDLENGFNLYSGTMVQSGVLFSRQAWVGLNDQRDGTLTLGKQYDFFWDNLTQFAMGQLAGQFAWHPGDFDHLAGTLHINNALKYTSPSFGGLTFGGLYAFPSQSVSAGTGRVISFGARYSNGPLNLGAAYTDTHDLGVNAPTQAGTTLFSNLPPAPVVATDVSSFGVGGSYRYGRSLTRLLFTDVHFRVLDDNGSLVTYEANEAYQVTPALTLMAGAWYSKLGGERWQNGTLLADYALSKRTDVYASASYLHAGGGAAPVFLGGGSAPVFVNGDYVSTGASSTAVRVGIRTTF is encoded by the coding sequence ATGAGAAAGTCCTTTGGACGTGCCGCACTGTGTGCCGCAACGTTGATGCTTGCCGCGCAAGTTGCCCATGCTCAGAGCAGCGTGACGATGTACGGCATCATCGATGCCGGCATCACGTACTTCAGCAATTTGAACGGACACGGCACCTTCGTCGCCAATGACGGTTCGATTCAGGCGAATCGCTGGGGATTGCGTGGACAAGAGGACCTGGGCGGCGGCACCAAAGTCATTTTCGACCTTGAAAACGGCTTCAATCTGTACAGCGGAACGATGGTGCAATCGGGCGTGTTGTTCAGCCGGCAAGCCTGGGTCGGGTTGAACGATCAGCGCGACGGCACGTTGACGCTCGGCAAGCAGTACGACTTCTTCTGGGACAACCTCACGCAGTTCGCGATGGGGCAGTTGGCGGGGCAATTCGCGTGGCATCCGGGCGATTTCGATCACCTCGCGGGGACGCTGCACATCAACAACGCGCTCAAATATACGTCGCCATCGTTCGGCGGCCTCACGTTCGGCGGCTTGTATGCGTTCCCTTCGCAGTCGGTCTCTGCCGGGACGGGGCGTGTAATTTCATTCGGCGCGCGCTATTCGAATGGTCCGCTCAATCTCGGCGCCGCTTATACGGACACGCACGATCTTGGCGTCAACGCGCCGACGCAGGCCGGCACGACGCTGTTTTCCAATCTGCCGCCGGCACCGGTCGTCGCCACGGATGTCAGCAGCTTCGGTGTGGGCGGCAGTTATCGATATGGCCGAAGCCTGACGCGCCTGCTGTTCACCGACGTGCATTTTCGGGTGCTCGACGACAACGGCTCGCTCGTGACCTACGAAGCGAACGAGGCATACCAGGTTACCCCAGCATTAACGTTGATGGCGGGTGCCTGGTATAGCAAGCTCGGGGGGGAACGGTGGCAAAATGGCACGCTCCTCGCTGACTACGCGCTCTCGAAGCGCACCGACGTATACGCATCGGCGAGTTATTTGCACGCGGGAGGCGGGGCGGCACCGGTATTTCTCGGCGGGGGTTCCGCACCGGTATTCGTCAATGGAGACTACGTGAGTACGGGCGCTTCATCGACAGCGGTGCGAGTGGGGATTCGCACGACGTTCTGA
- a CDS encoding methyl-accepting chemotaxis protein: MAFGTCAILGFAAGLAGTIGFVRVGAHASALDRWLLMGQIAAAFGMCALAACSGMHLLRVVCGGLDRMGRKFEEIAVSLDLSKRSASPRRDEFGRAAVAFDRLMQRVESSVLEVRSAADTVAIAARELACGNLDLSTRTEQQATSLEETAASMTQLIKTVKDNADNARQAHQLASSASNVTDTGANLVGAMVDAIAAISRSSMRISAITSMIEGIAFQTNILALNAAVEAARAGVQGRGFAVVAAEVRSLAQRAASSTKEINELIASSVEAIQAGSQQAGRAATAIADIRTAIARVSGIVGEIAAASDRQSRGIEQIGQAIGEIDSVTQQNAALVEQAAAATQSLSEQGDRLKVAVASFKLAEAVH; this comes from the coding sequence ATGGCCTTTGGAACATGCGCGATCTTAGGTTTCGCAGCCGGGCTGGCCGGGACGATCGGCTTCGTTCGCGTGGGCGCACATGCATCGGCGTTGGATCGATGGTTGCTGATGGGACAAATCGCGGCAGCGTTCGGCATGTGCGCGTTGGCGGCGTGTTCCGGCATGCATCTGTTGCGCGTGGTATGCGGAGGGCTGGACCGCATGGGCAGAAAATTCGAGGAAATCGCGGTGTCGCTCGATTTATCGAAACGCTCGGCCAGCCCTCGAAGGGATGAGTTCGGCCGCGCCGCCGTTGCTTTCGATCGACTGATGCAGCGCGTCGAGTCCTCCGTGCTCGAAGTTCGGTCCGCGGCCGATACCGTCGCCATCGCGGCTCGGGAATTGGCCTGCGGCAATCTCGATTTATCGACTCGCACGGAGCAGCAGGCGACCTCGCTCGAAGAAACCGCGGCCAGCATGACGCAGCTCATCAAGACGGTCAAAGACAACGCGGATAACGCGCGGCAAGCGCATCAATTGGCGTCGAGCGCGTCGAACGTCACCGATACCGGCGCCAACCTCGTGGGCGCAATGGTCGATGCGATCGCGGCGATCAGCCGATCTTCGATGCGCATTTCCGCGATCACCAGCATGATCGAGGGCATTGCGTTCCAAACGAACATTCTCGCGTTGAACGCCGCGGTCGAAGCCGCCCGAGCCGGTGTACAAGGGCGCGGCTTTGCCGTGGTCGCGGCCGAGGTGCGAAGCCTCGCTCAACGCGCGGCATCCTCGACGAAGGAAATCAATGAACTGATCGCGTCATCGGTCGAGGCAATCCAGGCCGGATCGCAGCAGGCAGGCAGAGCCGCAACGGCGATCGCAGACATTAGAACCGCTATTGCCCGCGTATCGGGAATCGTCGGCGAAATCGCCGCGGCTTCGGATCGACAATCGCGCGGCATCGAGCAGATCGGGCAAGCAATCGGCGAGATCGACTCCGTTACCCAGCAAAACGCCGCGCTGGTGGAGCAGGCGGCCGCCGCCACGCAATCGCTGAGCGAGCAGGGGGACCGACTCAAAGTGGCCGTGGCTTCGTTCAAATTAGCCGAGGCCGTGCATTGA